From Candidatus Nitricoxidivorans perseverans, the proteins below share one genomic window:
- the rplE gene encoding 50S ribosomal protein L5, translated as MARLQEFYKETVVPQLRDKFGYKSVMEVPRIAKITLNMGVGEAVGDKKILENAIGDMTKIAGQKPVATKARKAIAQFKIREGYPIGCMVTLRGTRMFEFLDRFITIAMPRIRDFRGVGGKGFDGRGNYNIGVKEQIIFPEIEYDKIDALRGMNISITTTAKTDAEAKALLAAFKFPFKN; from the coding sequence ATGGCGCGCTTGCAGGAGTTCTACAAAGAGACCGTGGTGCCGCAGCTCCGCGATAAATTCGGCTACAAGTCGGTCATGGAGGTGCCTCGCATCGCCAAGATAACCCTCAACATGGGCGTCGGCGAAGCGGTTGGGGACAAGAAGATCCTCGAAAACGCCATCGGCGACATGACCAAGATTGCGGGCCAGAAGCCAGTCGCAACAAAGGCCAGAAAGGCCATTGCGCAGTTCAAGATTCGCGAGGGCTATCCAATCGGCTGCATGGTCACGCTGCGCGGCACCCGCATGTTCGAGTTTCTCGATCGCTTCATCACCATTGCCATGCCGCGCATTCGCGACTTCCGGGGTGTCGGCGGAAAGGGATTTGATGGCCGTGGTAATTACAACATCGGGGTCAAGGAGCAGATCATTTTTCCCGAGATCGAGTACGACAAGATCGATGCGCTGCGGGGCATGAACATCAGCATAACTACGACGGCGAAGACGGATGCGGAAGCCAAGGCGCTTCTCGCCGCTTTCAAATTCCCCTTCAAGAACTGA
- the rpsN gene encoding 30S ribosomal protein S14 — MAKLAIKNREAKRAKLVAKYAAKRAELLATINNARLSDDERMAARLKFQQLPRNSSPSRQRNRCALTGRPRGVFRKFGLCRNKLREVVMRGEVPGMTKASW, encoded by the coding sequence ATGGCGAAACTTGCAATCAAGAATCGCGAAGCGAAACGCGCAAAGCTGGTGGCCAAATATGCTGCCAAGCGCGCTGAACTGCTCGCCACCATTAACAATGCCAGACTGTCGGACGACGAGCGCATGGCTGCGCGCCTGAAGTTCCAGCAGCTGCCGCGCAATTCCAGCCCCAGTCGGCAGCGCAATCGCTGCGCCCTGACTGGTCGTCCGCGGGGCGTCTTCCGCAAATTCGGCCTGTGTCGCAACAAGTTGCGCGAGGTTGTCATGCGCGGCGAGGTGCCGGGCATGACCAAGGCCAGCTGGTAA
- the rpsH gene encoding 30S ribosomal protein S8 produces the protein MSMTDPIADMLTRIRNAQMAEKSAVVMPASKLKVAIAKVLKDEGYIDDFAVREGSSKSELDIALKYYAGRPVIERIERVSRPGLRVYKGKDDLPRVLNGLGVAIVSTPKGVMTDRRARASNVGGEVLCIVA, from the coding sequence ATGAGCATGACCGATCCCATCGCCGACATGTTGACGCGCATTCGCAATGCGCAAATGGCCGAAAAATCGGCTGTCGTCATGCCGGCATCCAAGCTGAAAGTGGCCATTGCCAAAGTACTGAAGGATGAGGGCTACATCGATGACTTTGCCGTGCGCGAAGGCTCCAGCAAATCCGAACTGGATATCGCCCTCAAGTATTACGCCGGCCGTCCCGTGATCGAGCGCATCGAGCGTGTTTCCAGGCCTGGGCTGCGTGTGTACAAGGGCAAGGATGATCTGCCGCGCGTCCTGAACGGCTTGGGTGTGGCCATCGTGTCGACGCCAAAGGGTGTCATGACGGACCGCAGGGCGCGCGCCTCCAATGTTGGCGGCGAAGTTCTCTGCATCGTGGCTTAA
- the rplF gene encoding 50S ribosomal protein L6 — MSRIAKYPVDLPKGVEVTLSDAEISIKGPLGTLKRSMLPAVLVEKDGDRLFCRATEGASNAGAMSGTMRALVNNMVAGVTRGFEKKLTLVGVGYKAQAQGGKLNLSLGFSHPVVHDMPGGIKVETPTQTEIIIKGIDKQLVGQVAAEVRAYRSPEPYKGKGVRYADEVVIIKETKKK; from the coding sequence ATGTCTCGCATCGCCAAATACCCAGTCGATCTGCCCAAGGGCGTCGAGGTGACGCTTTCCGATGCCGAAATCAGCATCAAGGGGCCGCTCGGCACATTGAAGCGGTCCATGCTGCCTGCTGTTCTGGTTGAGAAGGATGGCGACAGGCTGTTCTGCCGTGCGACCGAAGGCGCGTCCAATGCGGGCGCAATGTCAGGCACCATGCGGGCGTTGGTCAATAACATGGTTGCTGGAGTTACCAGGGGCTTCGAGAAGAAGCTGACGTTGGTTGGGGTCGGCTACAAGGCGCAGGCACAGGGTGGCAAGCTCAACCTGTCTCTCGGTTTCTCGCATCCTGTTGTCCACGATATGCCCGGCGGCATCAAGGTCGAGACGCCAACCCAGACTGAAATCATCATCAAGGGCATTGACAAACAGCTGGTTGGCCAAGTGGCCGCCGAGGTCCGTGCTTACCGCTCTCCTGAGCCCTATAAGGGTAAGGGCGTGCGCTATGCCGACGAGGTGGTGATCATCAAGGAAACCAAGAAGAAGTAA
- the rplR gene encoding 50S ribosomal protein L18 — translation MDKNQARVRRARKTRAKIAELKVVRLAVHRSNCHIYAQIFSGCGTQVLAAASTVEAEVRKQLPNGGNVDAAKAVGKLIAERARAKGVEEVAFDRSGFRYHGRVKALAEAAREGGLKF, via the coding sequence ATGGACAAGAATCAAGCTCGTGTGCGCAGGGCGCGCAAAACTCGCGCCAAGATTGCGGAGCTCAAAGTGGTGCGGCTGGCGGTGCATCGTTCCAATTGCCACATCTATGCACAGATTTTCTCTGGCTGCGGTACTCAGGTGCTGGCTGCGGCCTCCACTGTCGAGGCCGAAGTGAGGAAGCAGCTTCCCAATGGCGGCAACGTCGATGCGGCCAAGGCGGTCGGCAAGCTGATCGCTGAGCGGGCTCGCGCCAAGGGGGTCGAGGAAGTGGCTTTCGATCGATCCGGTTTTCGGTATCACGGCCGCGTCAAGGCGCTTGCCGAGGCGGCCCGAGAAGGCGGCCTTAAATTCTAG
- the rpsE gene encoding 30S ribosomal protein S5, which produces MAKPQGRKQQQTTEERDDGLREKMVSINRVTKVVKGGRILGFAALTVVGDGDGAVGMGKGKSREVPVAVQKAMEEARRKMAKVKLKDGTLHHQVTGKHGATTVLMAPAAAGTGVIAGGPMRAVFEVMGVTDVVAKTIGSTNPYNVVRATLNGLGAMNTPAEIAAKRGKSVQEILE; this is translated from the coding sequence ATGGCTAAACCGCAAGGCAGGAAACAGCAACAGACCACCGAGGAACGCGACGACGGATTGCGCGAGAAGATGGTCTCAATCAACCGTGTCACCAAGGTGGTAAAGGGTGGTCGTATCCTGGGCTTTGCCGCCCTGACAGTCGTCGGCGACGGCGATGGCGCCGTCGGCATGGGCAAGGGCAAATCCCGCGAAGTGCCGGTGGCCGTGCAGAAGGCCATGGAAGAGGCTCGTCGCAAGATGGCTAAGGTCAAACTCAAGGACGGCACGCTGCATCACCAGGTAACCGGCAAGCACGGCGCCACCACGGTGCTGATGGCGCCGGCTGCTGCCGGTACGGGCGTGATTGCTGGTGGCCCCATGCGAGCAGTATTTGAGGTGATGGGCGTCACGGATGTTGTGGCTAAGACCATCGGATCGACTAACCCCTACAACGTTGTCCGTGCCACCCTCAACGGCCTCGGTGCCATGAATACGCCTGCCGAGATTGCGGCCAAGCGCGGCAAGAGCGTGCAGGAAATCTTGGAGTAG
- the rpmD gene encoding 50S ribosomal protein L30, with product MNADGKIKVTLVKSVIGTKRDHRATVRGLGLRRLNHTVELLDTPAVRGMIHKVAYLVKCEG from the coding sequence ATGAATGCGGATGGAAAAATCAAGGTGACGCTGGTCAAGAGCGTGATTGGCACCAAGCGGGACCATCGCGCTACGGTGCGCGGGCTGGGACTACGCCGATTAAATCATACCGTCGAGCTGCTGGACACGCCGGCTGTGCGCGGCATGATCCACAAGGTCGCCTATCTCGTGAAGTGCGAGGGCTGA
- the rplO gene encoding 50S ribosomal protein L15, protein MELNNLKPGAGAKHARKRVGRGIGSGLGKTAGRGHKGQKSRAGGFHKVGFEGGQMPLQRRLPKRGFISLTASRNVEVRLSALGKLPVEDVDLLTLKQAGVVPADALSAKVILSGKLARKVNLKGVGATKGARAAIEAAGGSVADIAAAA, encoded by the coding sequence ATGGAACTGAATAACCTGAAACCGGGTGCTGGCGCGAAGCACGCCAGGAAGCGTGTTGGCCGGGGCATCGGCAGCGGGCTCGGCAAGACGGCCGGTCGTGGCCATAAGGGCCAGAAGTCCCGCGCCGGCGGTTTTCACAAGGTCGGCTTCGAGGGTGGCCAGATGCCCCTGCAGCGCCGGCTGCCCAAGCGGGGTTTCATTTCGCTGACCGCAAGCCGCAATGTGGAGGTACGACTGTCTGCGCTGGGCAAGTTGCCCGTCGAGGATGTGGATTTGCTGACGCTCAAGCAGGCCGGTGTGGTTCCTGCTGATGCTCTGTCAGCCAAGGTGATCCTGTCTGGCAAGCTTGCCCGCAAGGTCAACCTCAAGGGGGTGGGTGCCACTAAGGGTGCCCGCGCGGCTATTGAGGCTGCCGGCGGCTCGGTTGCCGATATCGCTGCGGCTGCCTGA
- the secY gene encoding preprotein translocase subunit SecY has product MATAMQQAAAIGKTGKFGDLWRRLWFLLGALLVFRIGAHIPVPGIDPMRLAELFNSQQGGILGVFNLFSGGALSRFTIFALGIMPYISSSIIMQLMTIAVPSLEQLKKEGEAGRRKITQYTRYGTLALALFQGMGIAIALESQAGLVLDPGPMFRITTVATLVTGTMFLMWLGEQITERGLGNGISIIIFAGIAAGLPNALGGLFELVRTGSMHALTALFICALVVLVTWFVVFVERGQRKILVNYAKRQVGNKIYGGQSSHLPLKLNMSGVIPPIFASSIILFPATIAGWFGASEGMTWLKDIAATLSPGQPIYVLLYAAAIVFFCFFYTALVFNSKETADNLKKSGAFVPGIRPGEQTSRYIDKILMRLTLAGAIYVTLVCLLPEFMILKWNVPFYFGGTSLLIIVVVTMDFMSQVQAYVMSHQYESLLKKANFKGTGLPVR; this is encoded by the coding sequence ATGGCGACGGCGATGCAGCAGGCGGCGGCTATCGGCAAGACCGGGAAGTTCGGCGACCTCTGGCGCCGGCTGTGGTTCTTGCTGGGCGCGTTGCTGGTCTTCCGCATCGGCGCCCATATCCCTGTCCCCGGCATTGATCCGATGCGCTTGGCCGAGCTGTTCAATTCGCAGCAGGGCGGAATCCTTGGAGTCTTCAACCTGTTCTCGGGCGGCGCACTGTCGCGCTTCACCATTTTCGCGTTGGGCATCATGCCCTACATCTCCTCGTCGATCATCATGCAGTTGATGACGATTGCTGTTCCCTCGCTCGAACAGCTCAAGAAGGAGGGCGAGGCCGGCCGGCGCAAAATCACACAATACACTCGCTATGGCACGCTTGCTTTGGCGTTGTTCCAGGGGATGGGCATCGCCATTGCGCTGGAGTCGCAGGCTGGTCTTGTCCTCGATCCCGGACCGATGTTCCGCATCACCACGGTCGCCACGCTGGTAACGGGTACCATGTTTCTGATGTGGCTGGGTGAGCAGATCACTGAACGCGGCCTCGGCAACGGCATTTCGATCATCATTTTCGCAGGCATCGCCGCAGGCTTGCCAAATGCGCTGGGTGGCCTGTTCGAACTGGTGCGCACAGGCTCCATGCATGCCCTCACGGCTCTGTTCATCTGCGCCCTGGTTGTCCTGGTGACTTGGTTCGTGGTGTTCGTCGAGCGCGGTCAGCGCAAGATTCTGGTGAACTATGCCAAGCGGCAGGTGGGCAACAAGATTTACGGCGGGCAGAGCTCCCATCTGCCGCTCAAGCTCAACATGTCCGGTGTGATTCCGCCGATCTTTGCGTCGTCGATCATACTGTTTCCGGCCACTATCGCCGGCTGGTTTGGAGCCAGTGAAGGCATGACTTGGCTCAAGGACATCGCCGCCACGCTTTCACCCGGGCAGCCCATCTACGTCCTACTATACGCAGCCGCCATCGTTTTTTTCTGTTTTTTTTACACGGCGCTGGTCTTCAATTCGAAGGAGACTGCGGACAATCTGAAGAAGAGCGGCGCCTTTGTGCCTGGCATCCGTCCTGGCGAGCAGACCTCCCGGTATATCGATAAGATACTGATGCGCCTGACGCTGGCCGGCGCCATCTACGTGACGCTGGTTTGTCTGCTGCCGGAATTCATGATCCTCAAATGGAATGTCCCCTTTTATTTCGGAGGCACCTCGCTGCTGATCATTGTGGTTGTAACCATGGATTTCATGTCGCAAGTTCAGGCATACGTCATGTCGCATCAGTATGAGAGCTTGTTGAAGAAGGCAAACTTCAAGGGAACGGGGCTACCCGTCCGCTGA
- the infA gene encoding translation initiation factor IF-1, translating into MAKEDVIEMQGEVVENLPNATFRVKLENGHVVLGHISGKMRMHYIRILPGDKVTVQLTPYDLTKGRIVFRAK; encoded by the coding sequence ATGGCGAAGGAAGACGTCATTGAAATGCAGGGGGAGGTGGTTGAAAACCTTCCCAATGCGACCTTCAGGGTCAAGCTGGAGAATGGGCATGTCGTACTCGGCCACATCTCCGGGAAAATGCGGATGCACTATATCCGCATCCTGCCCGGTGACAAAGTGACCGTCCAGCTCACTCCTTATGACCTGACCAAGGGCCGCATCGTTTTTCGCGCCAAGTAA
- the rpmJ gene encoding 50S ribosomal protein L36 — MKVMASVKRMCRKCKVIRRKGVVRIICADPRHKQRQG, encoded by the coding sequence ATGAAAGTAATGGCTTCGGTCAAGCGTATGTGCCGCAAATGCAAAGTCATCCGCCGCAAGGGCGTGGTGCGGATCATCTGTGCCGATCCGCGCCATAAACAGCGGCAGGGTTGA
- the rpsM gene encoding 30S ribosomal protein S13, giving the protein MARIAGVNIPNHQHAEIALTAIYGVGRTRAQKICDAACVKRSSKIKDLTDGEMDRLREEVGKFAVEGDLRREVTMSIKRLMDLSCYRGVRHRRGLPVRGQRTRTNARTRKGPRKAIAASKK; this is encoded by the coding sequence ATGGCCCGTATTGCAGGCGTCAACATTCCGAACCACCAGCATGCCGAGATCGCGCTGACCGCGATTTACGGTGTCGGCCGTACGCGCGCGCAGAAGATATGCGATGCCGCTTGCGTCAAGCGTTCGAGCAAGATCAAGGATCTCACCGACGGCGAGATGGACCGTCTGCGCGAGGAAGTCGGCAAATTCGCCGTTGAAGGCGATTTGCGCCGCGAGGTGACGATGAGCATCAAACGGCTGATGGACCTCAGCTGTTATCGTGGCGTTCGCCACCGTCGCGGCTTGCCGGTACGTGGCCAGCGCACGCGCACCAATGCCCGCACCCGCAAGGGTCCGCGCAAAGCCATCGCGGCTTCCAAGAAATAA
- the rpsK gene encoding 30S ribosomal protein S11 → MAKTQTKVRKKVKKNVAEGIAHVHASFNNTIITITDRQGNALSWATSGGAGFKGSRKSTPFAAQVAAEAAGKAAQECGVKNVEVRIKGPGPGRESAVRALNAIGMKITSITDITPVPHNGCRPPKRRRI, encoded by the coding sequence ATGGCCAAGACCCAGACCAAAGTCCGCAAAAAGGTCAAGAAGAATGTTGCCGAGGGCATCGCCCACGTTCATGCATCCTTCAACAACACCATCATTACCATCACCGACCGCCAGGGCAATGCCTTGTCGTGGGCGACGTCGGGCGGCGCTGGCTTCAAGGGCTCGCGCAAGTCTACGCCGTTTGCCGCCCAGGTCGCCGCCGAAGCCGCAGGCAAGGCCGCGCAGGAATGCGGCGTCAAGAATGTGGAAGTGCGCATCAAGGGCCCCGGCCCCGGCCGCGAGTCGGCGGTGCGCGCCCTCAATGCTATCGGCATGAAGATCACCAGCATCACCGATATCACGCCGGTGCCCCATAACGGTTGCCGTCCGCCCAAGCGGCGTCGCATCTAA
- the rpsD gene encoding 30S ribosomal protein S4 has translation MARNLDAKCRQCRREGEKLFLKGEKCFTDKCSIERRSYAPGQHGQKSGQRLSGYGQQLREKQKVRRIYGLLERQFRKTFAEAERRRGQTGENLLQLLESRLDAVAYRMGFGASRAEARQIVRHNGILVNGKRVNIPSFGLRPGDVVQLADQTRNHLRTKAALEAAEARGIPEWIEVDVKAGKGVFKAFPAREDLPPSINEGLVVELYSR, from the coding sequence ATGGCCCGCAATCTGGACGCCAAGTGCCGCCAGTGCCGCCGCGAGGGAGAGAAACTCTTCCTCAAAGGCGAGAAGTGTTTCACCGACAAGTGTTCCATTGAGCGCCGCAGTTATGCACCCGGCCAGCATGGGCAGAAATCCGGCCAGCGACTTTCCGGCTATGGCCAGCAATTGCGCGAGAAGCAGAAGGTGCGTCGCATCTATGGATTGCTCGAACGCCAATTCCGCAAGACTTTTGCCGAAGCCGAGCGCCGCAGGGGGCAGACCGGCGAGAATCTGTTGCAGTTGTTGGAGTCCCGCCTTGACGCAGTTGCTTATCGTATGGGCTTTGGCGCCTCTCGTGCCGAGGCGCGCCAGATCGTTCGCCACAATGGCATCCTGGTCAACGGCAAGCGGGTGAATATTCCGTCCTTCGGGCTGCGTCCGGGCGATGTCGTGCAACTTGCCGATCAGACCCGGAATCATCTGCGCACCAAGGCCGCCCTGGAGGCCGCTGAAGCGCGCGGCATTCCCGAGTGGATAGAGGTCGACGTCAAGGCCGGCAAAGGCGTTTTCAAGGCGTTTCCGGCACGCGAAGATCTGCCGCCCTCGATCAATGAGGGTCTGGTGGTCGAACTGTATTCACGTTAA
- the rpoA gene encoding DNA-directed RNA polymerase subunit alpha codes for MQSHALLKPRIIDVQTLSPVHARVVMEPFERGYGHTLGNALRRILLSSMPGAAPTEVSIEGVLHEYSTLDGVREDVVDILLNLKGVVLKLHNRGEALLSLSKKGEGLVTAADIEISHDVEIINPDHVIAHIAPGGKLEMQIRVETGRGYEPANVRASAKENKSIGRILMDASFSPVRRVSYQVESARVERRTDLDKLIIDIETNGAVDPEESIRYAARILMDQLSVFSDLEGTPVSIETPKQTAVDPILLRPVDDLELTVRSANCLKAENIYYIGDLIQRTETELLKTPNLGRKSLNEIKEVLASRGLTLGMKLENWPPVGLEKLA; via the coding sequence ATGCAAAGCCATGCACTTCTGAAACCGCGCATCATCGACGTGCAGACCCTCTCTCCGGTTCATGCCCGCGTGGTGATGGAACCCTTCGAGCGCGGCTACGGCCATACGCTGGGCAACGCCCTGCGTCGCATCCTGTTGTCGTCGATGCCGGGCGCCGCCCCGACCGAGGTGTCGATCGAGGGCGTTCTGCACGAGTACTCGACGCTCGACGGCGTACGCGAGGATGTGGTTGATATCCTGCTCAACCTCAAGGGCGTGGTACTCAAGTTGCACAACCGCGGCGAGGCCCTGCTCAGCCTTTCAAAAAAAGGTGAGGGGCTGGTGACTGCAGCCGATATTGAAATTTCACACGATGTCGAGATCATCAATCCGGATCACGTCATTGCCCATATCGCCCCGGGCGGCAAACTTGAAATGCAGATCAGGGTCGAGACGGGACGCGGCTACGAGCCGGCCAACGTGCGTGCCTCAGCCAAGGAAAACAAGAGTATCGGCCGCATTCTGATGGATGCCTCGTTCAGTCCCGTGCGTCGCGTCAGCTACCAGGTTGAATCGGCTCGCGTTGAGCGGCGCACCGATCTCGACAAGTTGATTATCGATATCGAGACCAACGGCGCCGTCGACCCTGAGGAATCGATTCGCTACGCTGCCCGCATCCTGATGGACCAGCTTTCAGTCTTCTCCGATCTGGAAGGCACGCCGGTCTCGATCGAGACACCCAAGCAGACTGCCGTCGACCCCATTCTGCTGCGCCCGGTGGATGATCTCGAATTGACAGTGCGATCGGCCAACTGCCTGAAGGCAGAGAACATCTACTACATTGGCGACCTAATCCAGCGCACCGAAACCGAGCTTCTGAAGACCCCGAATCTGGGGCGCAAGTCGCTCAACGAAATCAAGGAAGTCCTGGCTTCGCGCGGACTGACCCTCGGCATGAAGCTGGAGAACTGGCCTCCTGTCGGGCTGGAGAAGCTCGCTTAA
- the rplQ gene encoding 50S ribosomal protein L17, producing the protein MRHGNGPRKLNRTSSHREAMLRNMTVSLLRHEAIRTTLPKAKELRRVVEPIITLGKKPSLANRRLAFDRLRDREIVGKVFNELGPRYATRNGGYLRILKTGFRVGDNAPMAYVELLDRPEGTEAAEVPAIE; encoded by the coding sequence ATGCGTCACGGAAACGGACCCCGAAAGCTTAATCGCACCTCCTCGCACCGCGAGGCGATGCTGCGCAACATGACCGTCTCGCTTCTGCGTCACGAGGCGATCAGGACCACCCTGCCCAAGGCCAAGGAATTGCGCCGCGTGGTGGAACCCATCATCACCCTGGGCAAGAAGCCGAGCCTAGCCAACCGTCGCCTAGCTTTTGATCGTCTGCGCGATCGCGAGATCGTGGGCAAGGTCTTCAATGAACTCGGGCCGCGCTACGCCACCCGAAATGGCGGCTATCTGCGCATCCTGAAGACGGGTTTCCGTGTTGGCGACAATGCGCCGATGGCGTATGTGGAGCTGCTTGATCGCCCCGAGGGCACCGAAGCGGCCGAGGTGCCGGCCATCGAATAA
- a CDS encoding ABC transporter ATP-binding protein/permease — protein MRRAPAAIALPGPEPTERRDWETVKSLLPYLLAWKWRVAFALACLIAAKLANVAVPLAFKGIVDAFTLPRGQELLVVPLGLLAAYGVLRFSSSFFTELREIIFARVTQRAVRTIALQVFEHLHALSLRFHLERQTGGLTRDIERGTRSIGSLISFTIYSVLPTLVEILLVLGILVVRYEIAFTLITGVTLVVYVAYTIAITNWRTRIRREANEIDSTANSRAIDSLLNYETVKYFGNERWEARRYDAQMEKWEAAMVKTQVSLSYLNLGQAAIIAIAVALMMWRAAEGVAAGTMTVGDIVLVNAFLIQLYMPLNHLGVLYREIRQSLTDIERMFSLLGQNREVRDAPDARELPPGPCTVAFDHVSFAYDASRPILFDVNFTIPAGRTVAVVGRSGSGKSTLARLLFRFYDVQSGAIRINGSDIRSLTQASLRATIGIVPQDTVLFNDTIRYNIQYGRPSASDEEVVAAARAAHLHGFIEVLPDGYETRVGERGLKLSGGEKQRVAIARALLKNPPILIFDEATSALDSKTEKAIQAELEQAAMGRTTLVIAHRLSTVMNADEILVLEAGRIVERGSHRALLDLGGTYTQMWALQAEEEES, from the coding sequence GTGAGAAGAGCCCCCGCCGCCATCGCCCTCCCCGGCCCGGAACCGACCGAACGCCGCGACTGGGAAACCGTCAAGTCCCTGCTGCCTTACCTGCTGGCATGGAAGTGGCGCGTCGCCTTCGCCCTTGCCTGTCTGATCGCCGCCAAGCTGGCCAACGTGGCGGTGCCGTTGGCATTCAAGGGCATCGTCGACGCCTTCACGCTGCCGCGCGGCCAGGAGCTGCTGGTCGTTCCGCTCGGATTGCTGGCCGCCTATGGAGTGCTGAGATTTTCAAGTTCCTTCTTCACCGAGCTGCGCGAAATCATTTTCGCGCGGGTAACGCAGCGCGCGGTGCGCACCATCGCCCTGCAGGTATTCGAGCATCTGCATGCCCTCTCCCTGCGATTCCATCTGGAGCGGCAGACAGGCGGGCTGACGCGCGACATCGAACGTGGCACCCGCTCCATCGGCAGCCTGATCAGTTTCACGATCTACTCCGTCCTGCCGACGCTGGTTGAAATCCTGCTGGTGCTGGGCATTCTCGTCGTCCGCTATGAGATCGCTTTCACTTTGATCACCGGCGTCACCCTGGTCGTTTATGTCGCCTACACGATCGCCATCACCAACTGGCGCACGCGCATCCGCCGCGAGGCCAACGAAATCGATTCGACGGCCAACAGCCGCGCCATCGACAGCCTGCTCAATTACGAGACGGTCAAGTATTTCGGCAACGAGCGCTGGGAGGCACGTCGCTACGATGCCCAGATGGAGAAGTGGGAAGCCGCCATGGTGAAAACCCAGGTGTCGCTCTCCTACCTCAACCTGGGCCAGGCGGCCATCATCGCCATCGCAGTCGCCCTGATGATGTGGCGCGCCGCCGAGGGTGTGGCCGCCGGCACCATGACCGTCGGCGACATCGTCCTGGTCAACGCCTTCCTGATCCAGCTCTATATGCCCCTCAACCATCTGGGCGTGCTCTATCGCGAGATCCGCCAGTCGCTGACCGACATCGAGCGCATGTTTTCCCTGCTCGGCCAGAATCGCGAGGTGCGCGACGCGCCCGATGCCCGCGAACTTCCGCCCGGCCCCTGCACAGTGGCCTTCGATCACGTCAGCTTCGCCTACGATGCCAGCCGCCCCATCCTGTTCGACGTGAATTTTACGATTCCCGCAGGCCGAACGGTGGCAGTGGTCGGACGCAGCGGCTCGGGCAAGAGCACTCTTGCACGGCTGCTTTTCCGCTTCTACGATGTCCAGTCGGGCGCCATCCGCATCAATGGGAGCGACATCCGCAGCCTTACCCAGGCCAGCCTCCGCGCCACCATCGGCATCGTGCCGCAGGACACGGTCCTGTTCAACGACACCATCCGCTACAACATCCAGTATGGGCGCCCCTCGGCCAGCGACGAGGAAGTGGTTGCGGCGGCGAGGGCGGCCCACCTGCACGGCTTCATCGAGGTATTACCGGATGGCTATGAAACCCGCGTCGGCGAGCGCGGCCTCAAGCTCTCCGGCGGCGAGAAGCAGCGCGTCGCCATCGCCCGTGCGCTTCTGAAAAACCCGCCGATCCTGATTTTCGACGAGGCCACCTCGGCACTCGACTCGAAGACCGAGAAGGCAATCCAGGCAGAACTCGAGCAGGCTGCCATGGGGCGAACGACGCTGGTCATCGCCCACCGGCTATCCACGGTGATGAATGCCGACGAAATCCTGGTGCTGGAGGCCGGCCGCATCGTCGAGCGGGGCAGCCATCGGGCATTGCTCGATCTCGGCGGCACTTACACCCAGATGTGGGCACTGCAAGCCGAGGAAGAGGAATCCTGA
- a CDS encoding PP0621 family protein, with protein MAKIVFFILIVFAAWLFFRARGRAAPRCQEPPAASPEAMVSCARCGVHVPMSESLEAAGRRYCSQEHLRLDSGNVFRG; from the coding sequence ATGGCCAAAATCGTTTTCTTCATCCTGATCGTTTTTGCCGCCTGGCTGTTCTTCCGTGCGCGCGGCCGAGCTGCGCCCCGGTGCCAGGAACCGCCGGCAGCATCTCCGGAAGCCATGGTTTCCTGCGCCCGCTGCGGCGTGCATGTGCCCATGAGCGAAAGCCTGGAGGCTGCCGGCCGCCGCTATTGCAGCCAGGAACATTTGCGCCTTGACTCAGGCAACGTTTTCCGCGGATAG